AGGCGCATAGTCGCTATCTTCACCGGTCATCGCAAACCAATCTCGCGCAGAGCCTTGCGGATCACAATCGCCAATAATGACCGAAAAGTTACGTTTTTGCAGACCTCTCGAAATATTGGTGGATAGGGTGGTTTTTCCACACCCACCTTTTGGGTTAATAATCGAAATGATTTTAGCCATCGTTTTATACCTTAAAGTCCAAGGAAATAGGGGCAGGGGAGGTCAATCCCAGTCTCATTTGCGCATGCGCAAATTCAAACTAAAATGACGTTCCCCCCGTAATTTTTCATTACTTTATTGCGTGTTAATAATCGCATCGGTTCAACTGCGCTTTGAGCTAATAACAAGCGATCAAACAAATCGTCGTGGTACTCTGGCAATAAATCCACCTGGGCCGTGTGCGCCGCCGACAACGGTAACATCTCAAAACCACTCTTTTTGATCGCGCCGGTTAAATCGTCCATATCAATATCAATGGCACCGTCTCTTTTCTTTCGGGAAATTTCCCAAACGTTGGCTGCGCTAACAAAAATGTCGTTATCCGCATCCGAAATAATCTCAGTCACTTTCTTTGGCAACTTCTTATCATCTCGCAGCCACATCAACAAAATCGAGGTATCCAGCAATACTTGCATTACAACGTGTCCAAATCCTGTTTGATTTTAATTTTTCCTTTCAGCAAACCCTTAGGCCGATGCACCATTTTTTTAACCGGTGCGATCCGAGCGCAGGGGATACCACGCCTTGCAATGAAGACTTCTTCTTTCTCGCTTTCCACGTGCTCGACGATTTTTGAAAGCGTATTTTTTGCGTCACGCATGTTAAATGATTTCATTTGTACACCGAATAGTGAACCATTGTAGCCAATGGTAGCCACTAATATTGTAGGCGTCAATGAATTAAGTAAGTTCATGCAATTAAAATCAGATCCAGGTCGAATTGGATTAGATAAAGTACTACAGTTTCGATCGAACAATGTTCTACATCGCCCGGTGTTAGACGCATTAGAGTGGATCACTAGAAATAGAGGAAACTCTCAGCGTTAACATCCTCGCAAGTGATGGTAACCAAGTTAGTATGGTGGATTATCCAATTTCGTTTTGTTTACCAACCAAAGCACCAAAGTCTGTACATAGCGCATCAACTGTAAGTTACTAAGCGACTGAAAAGATAAAGAAAACAAGTGAATTTGGAAAGTCAGATTTCCGTTATATTTGGCGGTTGTATCGCACCTATGTGGTGGAATTGGTAGACAGGTCTTCGAAACTGGTGGTCAAGGCACATAGCGTTTCTCCAATTAAGGAAGTTCAGACATCCGCAACCTACTGAAAACACTATACATAATAGTACTTGATTCTAGCTATCAGCGATTCAATTGATTTTTTTGCCCGGTACAGTTAAGCTTCCAGCCCGCTTTTTACAGCACTTAAACGCTAAGGGGGATAAGGATGCGTTAACCGCTGGTAGCCGGAAATTGGAAGTTAAATGGCTCAAACGTGAGTAACGGAAACGCGGTATGAAGTAGATCGAAGGCGAGAAGGACTTTGCACCACCAAAGTCCTTCTCTATTGACTTAGAGAATCGACGAAAATAAGCACAAAGCTTAACAATTGACCAAGTCGCTTGACGTAAAATCAAGGCAGCGCATTATGTAACAAAGCGATCTGTTGATCAACCATCCAATGCTTATTTTCTTGTCGGTTCATTTGTAATCCGAGCGACACACTCGGAGAAATGCTGTTGACTTTAAAAAGGGGCGAACAGTGGATAAAAATGAACTCATAAGTGCGTTAGGCAAAGTGTGGCCCATATTGGAACGCTTTGATTTTGTTCAATTAACTCTAATAGTGTGTTTGGCGATTATTGTTTATTTGATCAGAATTAATAGTAAAAACCAGCAGGAATTGTTCAACATAGTAAAGATATACGTAGAACGAAGCCAGCGTTAAAAAGTAGAACGAATGCATAGCCCGGAACGAGTATAAGAACAAAATAAAGCGCCATACAATATTCGTTAACCCACACCTTTATTGGACAACCAAAAACGTTTTGGCACGATGGTTGAACGAGTGGAAGTGCTGTATTTCCATTGAATGTATTCGAACGGTTTGTAGAATATAGCAGGGTGGATGTGTCGAGTGATGTAGTTGCAGTTATAGATGTTGTGGCGCGGGTAATGTAAAAAGGGGTTTACCGGTGCGATAGCACCAGTATCCAATTATTGGTGTAAATCTACTGAATTAGTTAAACAGATAAATACGAATCCGATTTATTTCAAATAATGCTCTAAAAAGAATGCGATTTATATTGATCATTACACACACACTTATCCGCAATGCGATTTAATTTACTATATTCCAGGGAGATGGAACCCTGGTAGGCCTCGGAAAGGGGTTTGGTCAGAGCAAGTCCGGAAAAAGACGCTTACAGTGCTTGTATAAAGCGTAATAAAGTGACGGAAGCAAATGGAAGAGTAATAGCGACCGCTAACGAAAACTCGTTAGAACAAGAGTAGGGGAGGGAGGCGGTACTCATCAAGGCGGGTCAGCTGAACCCAGTAACCCGCGTATCTCATTGAGCGAATTCGATGCTGTTTTCTCAGTGTGTGATTTTCTCGGCTTGTTGAACTGACTCGGTGTCTTCGCCTGACCACGGTGTGACTTGGATTGCTCGACCCGGCTACTCAGATTCTTTTTAATTTTCTTCTTCATCCCTAGCAAATCAAATAATTTCCACGTGAGCCATTTTTTCGATTTACTTTCACGATAATAAATCGCTCCGGATTCATCGCGTTTTTTGATTTTAATGGGTTGTGAGCGATAGAGTCCCAGCAATTTGAGTTTATCAATGCAATCGTTCACCGTGGTCAACGATAAGCCGGTCCAATGGGCAATATCCACCAACGCCAGGTCGTTTACTTCCAGATTGGTTAAACGGTGGTTTGGCTGGATATTGCATTTAAACACCAAGCAACGAATAACACGCTCCATTGACAATAGAAACTGATCTCGCACCTTCCTGCGGCGACCGTCTTTATTGTGTTTGTCATCATGGTATCGAAACCGATCCCACAACTTCGTCGAATACGACTTCGTGTGCCAACCAACACCAGAACAGAACAACCGTTCGATACGATTGATCGTCTCTTGGACGTAGTGAGGATATTTATCCAGAGGAGGCAATCGGTACACCGTTTCACGGTGTTGTTTGAAACGGTCCAGATTTTTCGAAAAAGCAGCGCGCATAGTCTCGCTGTCGTGAGCAAAACCACGAGAATTTGACGTGTTGA
Above is a window of Gammaproteobacteria bacterium DNA encoding:
- a CDS encoding type II toxin-antitoxin system prevent-host-death family antitoxin — protein: MKSFNMRDAKNTLSKIVEHVESEKEEVFIARRGIPCARIAPVKKMVHRPKGLLKGKIKIKQDLDTL
- a CDS encoding type II toxin-antitoxin system VapC family toxin encodes the protein MQVLLDTSILLMWLRDDKKLPKKVTEIISDADNDIFVSAANVWEISRKKRDGAIDIDMDDLTGAIKKSGFEMLPLSAAHTAQVDLLPEYHDDLFDRLLLAQSAVEPMRLLTRNKVMKNYGGNVILV